TGAACCATCGGCGCTCCCATCTGGAAAACCCGTTGTACTCCTGTGACTGCGGAGAGGCCTTTCTCAGTATGACCAAGTTCCTCTACCACCGGCGGGTCCACAGCACCAAACCAAAGGAACCGGCGCCTCCGGAAGAACCCAAAGGGACGTCGTGCGCTGTCCAAACACCCGCTGGCAGCTACCAGTGTTCCCCCTGCGGAAAAGAGTTCCCTTTGCTTCCTCAGCTGCAACGGCACCAGCGTTTTGTGCATGGGCAGGAGAGGAGGCACAAATGCCCAAATTGTGGAAAGCCCTTCAAGAAACGCTCACACCTGCGCACTCACATGCTGACTCACACGGGGGAGCGGCCCTTCTCCTGCACGGAGTGTAAGAAGTCGTTTAATTCCCAAGCTAACCTGCTGCGGCATAAGCTCACCCATACCGGCGAGCGGCCGCACAAGTGTCAGCTTTGCGGCAAGGCCTTCAGCCAGTCGTCGACTCTGCAGCAGCATCTCTTAGTGCACAGCCAAGCCTATCCTTATAAGTGCACGGAGTGCGGAATGAGCTTTCACCGTCCTTACCGTCTGCTGATGCACCAGTACCAGCACACCGGAGAGTACCCTTACAAGTGCCAGGAGTGTGGCCTCTCGTTCCTGCTTAGGAGGCTGCTGGAGGTGCACCAGCTCGGGCACCGAGGAGAAGCGCCGCATCGCTGCACAAGCTGCGGCACAAATTTCCCAACCGCACACCGGCTGCAGGATCATCAATGCAACAGCTCAGGGTCTACGGGGGACGATAACCTGGAGTGCCCCATTTGCGGTAAAAAGGTAGTTTCCGATTCCCGCCTCAACGCGCATGTAGCATCGCAGCACGCAGGGCCCAAGACGGCCAAGGGTTCTACGCCCAAGGGGCGCTCTCTGTGTACGATTCTgcggaaaaataataaaacgggATCCAAGAACTTGGAGTGTCCCGATTGCCACAAGGTATTCAGCACCGAGACATCGCTGCAGGTTCACCGGCGGATACACACCGGCGAGCGGCCGTACCCGTGCCCGGATTGCGGTAAAGCGTTTAGACAGTCAACCCACCTGAAAGACCACATTCGCCTgcacacgggggagaagccgtTCAAGTGCGAAGTTTGCGGCAAAGCGTTTGCCATTATGGTTCGGCTGTCGGAGCACAAGCGCATCCACACCGGGGAACGTCCTCACGTCTGTCCGGACTGCGGCAGGGCCTATCGCTCCTTCTCCAATCTGTGGAAACACCGCAAACTGCATCGGGAGCAGCCAGATCCCCCACCGGCCGCCGAATCCAACTCCGGCGACCTCTCCAGCACCGTGGCTATATTAGAGACTGTGGAAAGCATGCCCATTATCGAGACGGTGGAGATATTTCCCGAAGGTAGTACGATTAGCGTCCAGGACATACAGTTTGAAACTCTGCAGGTTGAAAATATCCATTTGGGGAACATTCAGATCGGCAGCTTATGAGAGCGACGAGAAGTGCGTACCTTCAGCAGTCTGTGAAGCGGAAATGAACCCTGCATGGACGATGGACGTTTATTTACTGCTTTCAATGCTTCCTGAAcgttgtaaaaaaacaaaacaagaaaaaatatatatatattgcatttccAAATGTTTGACATTTATTCTATGGGATCGGTTGAAACCCACGTACGTTTTAATGAACACCTCTAGTTATTAATCTTTAATAAAGAGCTGTAGCGTTCCCTTGACACCGGTATCCGTCTCTGATTAGGGAGAATAAACTGTTTTAGACTTTTGCATGTCACAAACACCTCTTCTGTAAGGGGGGAGGTGAGAATAGGGGGAGGCAGAGTCTAAACTGAGCTTGCAGATGATGGTCCGTTTCGACCCTTTGACTCAAGTGTTGGTTGTGAAACCTTGGTGAGTTTCCTCCACGCGAAGGGTTAAATTTGCACTGCATAATGCGTATAGTTTATTTGCCATGCGTGTTCCTTATTTCATTAAGTAAAAGCGTAACGGTGCTTCCAGATTCAAATAAAACAGGCCTGCATTATAAGTATACCATGGGAGGAGCAGTCTGGCTTCCTTTTTAG
This window of the Spea bombifrons isolate aSpeBom1 chromosome 12, aSpeBom1.2.pri, whole genome shotgun sequence genome carries:
- the ZNF574 gene encoding zinc finger protein 574, translating into MGDAVMTESEETVLYIEHRYVCSECGEEYSNLEEAVIHQQSHGAAVQEPQYQVLGLDSQENQYQCLECGQLLMTPGDLLIHQEMHLKMLNQAQPESPKPKRASRSEIHYECPDCKALFNSQDVWMAHRYTHMQAQDAPPPSKVLVQTGDNVMEETLQLMCSSSVPGEVHLVAGQQHFQVPVAPSPAVSHTQVLVDLEHSYKKNEGAGEDCAVEVLLYKCSECTQLFQTPGEFLEHQATHFPGQETAPNAEYQAVESSHSSVTEQIKCEILKEVSTTNQSKEASEDGSVPVKGDPLAMVSSDSEFPCGLCGETFPSVQELQLHQVSHQSGPFSCPLCSKVFSTQTEVREHMTSHQGDSHFLCMECGLGFASEAVLLNHRRSHLENPLYSCDCGEAFLSMTKFLYHRRVHSTKPKEPAPPEEPKGTSCAVQTPAGSYQCSPCGKEFPLLPQLQRHQRFVHGQERRHKCPNCGKPFKKRSHLRTHMLTHTGERPFSCTECKKSFNSQANLLRHKLTHTGERPHKCQLCGKAFSQSSTLQQHLLVHSQAYPYKCTECGMSFHRPYRLLMHQYQHTGEYPYKCQECGLSFLLRRLLEVHQLGHRGEAPHRCTSCGTNFPTAHRLQDHQCNSSGSTGDDNLECPICGKKVVSDSRLNAHVASQHAGPKTAKGSTPKGRSLCTILRKNNKTGSKNLECPDCHKVFSTETSLQVHRRIHTGERPYPCPDCGKAFRQSTHLKDHIRLHTGEKPFKCEVCGKAFAIMVRLSEHKRIHTGERPHVCPDCGRAYRSFSNLWKHRKLHREQPDPPPAAESNSGDLSSTVAILETVESMPIIETVEIFPEGSTISVQDIQFETLQVENIHLGNIQIGSL